Proteins encoded together in one Miscanthus floridulus cultivar M001 chromosome 16, ASM1932011v1, whole genome shotgun sequence window:
- the LOC136512056 gene encoding double-stranded RNA-binding protein 2-like, with the protein MYKNQLQELAQRSCFNLPSYSCIREGPDHAPRFKVTVNFNGEMFESPVFCSTLRQAEHAAAEVALNELSKRGPSSTLAAKVLDETGIYKNLLQETAHRAGLKLPIYTTIRSGPGHTPVFTCTVELAGKTFTGNPGKTKKQAQKNAAMAAWSELKQLPRVGEPSSSSCPADQDDEEQEQVIVTRTLASLNQANSSKVPHQKEKQQSNNRPSSRRSYPKPNTSFYRPYMQNQAYPSVPPDQAMYHLWHRMQATQPTPRFPVVPAMGNTRFPPPAAMLPMYPPPRGQFSNPANQDALGLLPCFPEAAPALPRYFSPYPVSYVPRSPLPVTVHKIHEKRQAHTETVELPDAVVFSPCTTLDSFRTSECGGPPRKVQEPTTNGKEGCTGSSISPEEEHNTLTVPSSTTQLSSHKLEPNEDKQTLQAGLKQPHEQQLMSSSSRVSPSVAAQNSVQRKHYASSIQHDEPIHRRNPPHTNPPALPDLWSSCSHALPRFGSAPPVNSPSSVFQQRPPWLAAPVTVRTAVPVCSARPNVANSSTRTAPARPAAQNRSAPARAEPESHTHNGDRDQNSTAAASSEFNKLHI; encoded by the exons ATGTATAAGAACCAGCTCCAGGAGCTTGCACAGAGGAGCTGCTTCAATCTGCCGTCCTATTCCTGCATCCGGGAGGGACCGGATCATGCACCCCGGTTTAAGGTCACAGTTAATTTCAATGGGGAGATGTTCGAGAGCCCGGTGTTTTGTTCTACTTTGCGGCAGGCGGAGCATGCGGCAGCTGAGGTAGCGCTCAATGAGTTATCAAAGAGGGGGCCTTCGTCGACGTTGGCTGCCAAAGTTCTG GATGAAACCGGGATATACAAGAATCTTCTTCAAGAAACTGCTCATCGAGCTGGTCTAAAACTCCCCATCTATACTACTATTAGATCTGGGCCAGGTCACACACCTGTGTTCACATGCACAGTGGAGTTGGCAGGAAAGACATTTACTGGCAATCCTGGCAAAACCAAGAAGCAAGCTCAAAAAAATGCTGCAATGGCTGCCTGGTCTGAATTGAAGCAAT TGCCCAGGGTAGGTGAGCCATCGTCCTCATCGTGTCCGGCTGATCAGGATGATGAAGAGCAGGAACAGGTTATAGTTACTCGGACTCTTGCAAGCTTGAACCAGGCAAATAGTAGCAAGGTGCCACATCAAAAGGAAAAACAACAAAGCAATAACCGCCCATCATCACGGAGATCTTATCCTAAACCAAATACATCATTCTACCGGCCATACATGCAAAATCAGGCTTATCCTAGTGTTCCACCAGATCAAGCTATGTACCATCTGTGGCATCGGATGCAAGCGACACAGCCAACACCTCGCTTTCCAGTGGTACCAGCTATGGGTAATACAAGGTTTCCCCCACCAGCAGCTATGCTCCCTATGTACCCTCCACCTCGAGGGCAATTCTCCAATCCGGCTAACCAGGATGCTCTAGGTCTTCTTCCATGTTTTCCTGAAGCTGCTCCTGCCCTGCCACGGTACTTCTCACCTTACCCTGTCTCCTATGTGCCAAGAAGTCCTTTGCCGGTTACTGTTCACAAAATTCATGAGAAAAGACAGGCCCACACTGAAACAGTTGAGCTTCCTGACGCTGTGGTATTCTCGCCATGCACTACCCTAGATTCCTTTAGGACATCAGAATGTGGTGGTCCACCACGCAAGGTTCAAGAACCAACCACAAATGGGAAAGAAGGCTGTACTGGGAGCAGTATTTCCCCTGAGGAAGAACATAACACTCTCACTGTCCCAAGCTCTACCACACAACTGTCATCACACAAGTTGGAACCAAATGAAGATAAGCAAACACTGCAGGCAGGTTTGAAGCAGCCTCATGAACAACAGCTAATGTCATCCTCGTCTCGTGTTAGCCCTTCAGTTGCAGCACAGAACTCTGTCCAGCGAAAGCATTATGCTAGCTCCATCCAGCATGATGAACCTATACATAGAAGGAATCCTCCTCATACTAATCCGCCTGCATTGCCTGATCTGTGGTCTTCCTGCTCGCATGCTCTACCCAGATTTGGATCTGCACCTCCTGTAAATTCACCAAGTTCAGTGTTCCAGCAGCGACCTCCTTGGTTGGCTGCACCAGTTACAGTTCGTACTGCTGTTCCTGTCTGCTCAGCCAGGCCAAATGTGGCGAATTCTAGCACCAGGACAGCTCCAGCAAGACCTGCTGCCCAGAACCGATCTGCACCAGCTAGGGCTGAGCCCGAATCTCACACGCACAATGGAGACAGAGATCAAAACAGCACTGCAGCAGCGAGTTCTGAATTCAATAAACTCCACATTTGA